In the genome of Rhodamnia argentea isolate NSW1041297 chromosome 3, ASM2092103v1, whole genome shotgun sequence, one region contains:
- the LOC115752404 gene encoding probable galactinol--sucrose galactosyltransferase 2, which translates to MVQAMAAFCSPLSSLPLNARFSSFTCSYRRSWKPIAGSRSSTTTWKHSMFVCTRPALKDGALSVDGKEVLTEVPENVVVTPLTNSSVFVGATSNVEGSRHVFRLGVIEGIRLLCLFRFKMWWMIPRVGVSGSDIPVETQMLLLEVREESILEPSDEPSYILFLPVLDGEFRSSLQGNSADELELCIESGDPAIVTSQSRKAVFVNYGENPFNLMEESMKFLEKEMGTFAVRERKQMPGILDWFGWCTWDAFYQEVNPKGIRQGLKSLSDGGTPAKFIIIDDGWQDTSNEFQKEGEPFVEGSQFGGRLVSIKENQKFRRTENGSLSEAPADLKEFVSDIKGTFGLKYVYVWHALMGYWGGLLPGAEATKKYNPVLKYPIQSSGNLANMRDLSMDAMENYGVGAIDPATISQFYDDLHSYLVSQGVDGVKVDVQNILETISTDLGGRVSLTRQFQEALEESIAANFQDNSIICCMGQSTDSIYHCQQSAITRASDDYYPQNPATQTLHIAAVAYNSIFLGEVVVPDWDMFYSRHDAAEFHAVARAVGGCPVYVSDEPGNHDFEILKKLVLPDGSVLRAKYPGRPSRDCLFIDPVMDGKSLLKIWNLNNCTGVLGIFNCQGAGSWPCTDKKVIEDAASEISASVSPSDVEYLEEVSGDSWAGDCAIFSFKTGSVRRLSVEESMNVTLKVLECDVLTVSPIKVHNQKVQFAPIGLIDMYNSGGAIQAVDIRSKSSVSGITIIGRGPGTFGAYSSKRPKSCTVNSGEREFEYGEDKLLKIRIPARTSSWDIVISY; encoded by the exons ATGGTTCAGGCAATGGCTGCGTTCTGTTCTCCACTGAGTTCTCTGCCCCTCAATGCCCGGTTCTCTTCGTTCACGTGCTCCTATCGTCGGAGCTGGAAGCCGATCGCGGGCAGCCGGTCGTCGACGACGACATGGAAGCATTCAATGTTCGTCTGCACGAGGCCTGCGTTGAAAGACGGGGCTCTGAGCGTCGATGGCAAGGAGGTGTTGACGGAAGTGCCGGAGAATGTGGTGGTCACACCGCTGACGAATTCGTCCGTATTTGTCGGAGCTACTTCGAATGTCGAGGGCTCGAGACATGTTTTTAGGCTAGGAGTTATTGA GGGCATTAGGCTACTGTGCCTGTTTAGATTCAAGATGTGGTGGATGATACCTCGAGTTGGTGTTTCGGGGAGTGACATTCCAGTAGAAACTCAGATGTTGCTGCTGGAAGTAAGGGAGGAATCAATTTTGGAACCATCTGATGAGCCCAGTTACATCCTCTTCTTGCCGGTTTTGGACGGCGAGTTCAGAAGCAGCTTGCAGGGGAACTCAGCAGATGAACTCGAGCTATGCATAGAAAGCG GTGACCCTGCAATAGTTACTTCACAGTCCCGAAAAGCTGTTTTTGTCAATTATGGAGAAAATCCATTCAACCTGATGGAGGAATCGATGAA GTTCTTGGAGAAGGAGATGGGAACATTTGCGGTCCGAGAAAGGAAGCAG ATGCCTGGAATTCTGGATTGGTTCGGTTGGTGCACCTGGGATGCCTTTTACCAAGAGGTTAATCCTAAAGGAATCAGACAGGGGCTTAAAAG TTTATCTGATGGAGGCACACCAGCAAAATTTATCATAATAGATGATGGCTGGCAAGATACAAGTAATGAGTTCCAAAAAGAAGGAGAGCCATTTGTTGAAGGGTCCCA GTTTGGTGGCAGATTAGTCAGcatcaaagaaaatcaaaagtttCGAAGAACTGAAAATGGATCTCTTAGCGAGGCTCCTGCAGATTTAAAGGAATTTGTTTCGGACATTAAGGGAACTTTTGGTCTTAA GTATGTCTATGTATGGCATGCTTTGATGGGATACTGGGGAGGCCTTCTTCCTGGAGCAGAAGCTACGAAAAAGTATAATCCAGTTTTAAAGTATCCCATACAGTCATCTGGCAATTTGGCAAATATGAGGGACCTTTCTATGGATGCTATGGAGAATTATGGCGTAGGTGCAATTGATCCCGCTACAATATCTCAGTTCTATGACGATCTACATAGCTACCTGGTTTCTCAGGGTGTGGATGGAGTGAAGGTAGATGTGCAGAATATTCTGGAAACAATATCAACAGATCTAGGAGGTCGTGTTTCCCTTACCCGACAATTCCAAGAAGCCCTTGAGGAGTCCATAGCTGCCAATTTCCAGGATAACAGCATCATCTGCTGTATGGGTCAGAGCACAGATTCCATTTACCA TTGTCAACAAAGTGCTATAACACGAGCATCTGATGATTATTATCCCCAAAATCCGGCAACCCAGACTCTACACATAGCTGCTGTGGCGTATAATAGCATATTTCTTGGAGAAGTAGTTGTTCCAGATTGGGACATGTTCTAT AGCCGCCATGATGCAGCTGAGTTCCATGCTGTAGCTCGAGCAGTGGGAGGATGTCCTGTCTATGTAAG TGATGAACCTGGAAACCATGACTTCGAGATACTTAAAAAGCTTGTGCTTCCTGATGGCTCAGTGCTTAGAGCAAAATACCCTGGCAGGCCATCTCGAGATTGCCTATTCATCGACCCAGTTATGGATGGGAAAAG TCTTCTGAAGATTTGGAACTTGAACAATTGTACCGGTGTTCTTGGCATTTTCAATTGCCAAGGAGCAGGAAGCTGGCCTTGCACTGACAAGAAAGTCATTGAGGATGCTGCTTCTGAGATATCTGCATCAGTTTCTCCATCTGATGTAGAGTATTTGGAAGAGGTTTCTGGGGATTCATGGGCCGGAGATTGTGCAATCTTTTCCTTCAAGACTG GCTCTGTACGTCGATTGTCCGTGGAAGAGTCGATGAATGTCACCTTGAAGGTTTTAGAGTGCGACGTCTTAACCGTTTCTCCTATTAAG GTTCACAATCAGAAGGTTCAGTTTGCTCCAATCGGATTGATAGACATGTACAATTCAGGAGGAGCCATTCAAGCAGTCGATATTCGCAGCAAATCTTCTGTTTCTGGAATAACAATCATAGGGAGAGGACCGGGCACATTTGGAGCATATTCCAGCAAAAGACCCAAATCTTGCACTGTCAACTCGGGGGAGAGAGAGTTCGAATATGGAGAAGACAAGTTACTGAAAATAAGAATTCCAGCGAGAACTAGCTCTTGGGACATTGTCATCTCTTATTGA
- the LOC115752436 gene encoding LOW QUALITY PROTEIN: subtilisin-like protease SBT5.4 (The sequence of the model RefSeq protein was modified relative to this genomic sequence to represent the inferred CDS: deleted 1 base in 1 codon), with product MAMGIPQLPILLSAFVLFSVFQAPVFAAKRSYIVYLGSHVHGKELTTEVFDRVTRSHHKFLGSFLGSHEKAKEAIFYSYTRHINGFAAILEEEDAARIAKHPRVISVFPDQGRNLHTTRSWDFMLLEKNGVIHPSSLLEKAKLGENVIIGNLDTGVWPEAQSFSDDGYGPPPLKWKGTCENNTAAGVPCNGKLIGARYFNKGFAAYSGIKKFNASYESARDLEGHGTHTLSTAGGNFVYGANVFGIANGTARGGSPRARVASYKVCWTPVNNSGGCYDADILAAFDAAIHDRVDVLSVSLGGLPGEYFKDGLSIGSFHAVNQGIAVVCSAGNSGPIAGSVTNVSPWVLTVGASTLDREFEASVELQTGVQGTRLKGTSLSKPLPEDKFYPLITGAQAKAANASMNDSMLCKPGTLDPEKGKGKIMVCLRGETARVDKGRQSLEAGAVGMILCNDELSGNEIIADLHLLPASQLTYRDGLQVFAYINSTDNPVGFITAPTAQLNTKPAPFMATFSSRGPNMVTPEILKPDVTAPGVNIIAAFSEAVSPTDLDFDTRRVPFNTESGTSMSCPHVAGVIGLLRALHPDWSVSAIRSAIMTTARTRDNTNKAMLDGSNFLEATPFDHGSGHMRPNRAMDPGLVYDLSTDDYFDFLCALGYNRTLMQSFSKDPYECPKSISLLDFNYPSITVPMLHGSATVARRVKNVGSPGTYMAHVIEPPGISVSVEPRALTFDRVGEEKCFKVTLKAKHARHAAEYEFGALRWSDGRHYVRSPIVVGFPSKRT from the exons atggccATGGGGATCCCTCAGCTACCAATTTTGCTTTCTGCGTTTGTACTCTTCTCTGTGTTTCAAGCACCTGTTTTTGCAGCCAAGAGG TCTTATATAGTCTACTTGGGATCGCATGTGCACGGCAAAGAACTGACGACAGAAGTTTTCGATCGTGTGACCCGGTCTCATCACAAGTTCCTTGGTTCGTTTCTGGGTAG TCATGAGAAGGCAAAGGAAGCAATATTCTACTCTTACACAAGACATATCAATGGTTTCGCAGCCAtccttgaggaagaagatgctgCGCGAATTGCAA AGCATCCGAGGGTTATTTCGGTGTTTCCGGACCAGGGAAGAAATCTGCACACAACCCGTTCATGGGACTTCATGTTGCTGGAGAAGAATGGTGTGATTCACCCAAGTTCTTTGTTGGAAAAGGCCAAGCTCGGCGAGAATGTCATCATCGGAAACCTCGACACTG GTGTTTGGCCGGAAGCACAAAGCTTTAGCGACGACGGTTACGGACCGCCCCCGTTGAAATGGAAAGGGACTTGCGAGAACAACACTGCTGCTGGCGTGCCTTGCAACGG GAAGCTCATTGGAGCAAGATACTTCAACAAAGGCTTCGCGGCCTATTCCGGGATCAAGAAGTTCAACGCTTCTTACGAGTCGGCGCGAGACCTCGAGGGCCACGGGACGCACACACTATCAACCGCAGGAGGGAATTTTGTCTACGGAGCCAATGTCTTTGGCATTGCCAACGGGACCGCCAGAGGAGGATCACCCAGAGCCCGTGTGGCCTCCTACAAGGTGTGCTGGACACCTGTCAACAACAGTGGCGGGTGCTACGACGCAGACATCCTTGCAGCCTTCGACGCCGCAATCCACGATCGCGTGGATGTCCTGTCCGTGTCCCTGGGAGGGCTCCCAGGCGAATACTTCAAGGATGGCCTCTCCATCGGCTCATTCCATGCGGTGAATCAAGGGATCGCCGTGGTGTGCTCGGCTGGAAACAGTGGGCCTATTGCTGGATCCGTCACCAACGTTTCGCCATGGGTTCTCACGGTGGGAGCAAGCACGCTGGACCGTGAGTTTGAAGCCTCTGTCGAGCTCCAGACCGGAGTGCAGGGCACACGCCTCAAGGGCACAAGTCTTTCGAAGCCTTTGCCCGAGGACAAGTTCTATCCCCTGATCACCGGCGCACAGGCGAAAGCAGCTAACGCCTCCATGAACGACTC TATGCTGTGTAAGCCTGGGACTTTGGATCCAGAGAAGGGGAAAGGCAAAATCATGGTGTGCCTCCGAGGCGAGACGGCGAGAGTCGACAAGGGTCGACAATCCTTGGAAGCTGGCGCGGTGGGAATGATTCTCTGCAATGATGAGCTCAGCGGCAACGAGATCATCGCCGACCTGCATCTCCTTCCTGCATCTCAACTTACTTACAGAGATGGCCTCCAAGTCTTTGCCTATATCAACTCCACAGA CAATCCAGTCGGATTCATCACTGCTCCGACGGCACAATTGAACACAAAGCCTGCGCCGTTCATGGCAACTTTTTCGTCAAGAGGGCCAAACATGGTTACGCCGGAGATCCTCAAG CCTGACGTAACTGCTCCGGGCGTCAACATAATAGCTGCATTCAGCGAGGCGGTAAGTCCTACGGATTTGGACTTCGACACTCGCAGGGTT CCTTTTAACACCGAGTCCGGTACGTCGATGTCTTGTCCTCACGTCGCAGGAGTCATCGGCCTTCTCAGGGCACTCCACCCTGATTGGAGCGTGTCTGCAATTCGATCGGCAATCATGACCACTg CTAGGACAAGGGACAACACTAACAAAGCGATGCTGGACGGGTCGAACTTCCTCGAGGCGACACCATTCGACCACGGATCGGGCCACATGCGGCCGAACCGCGCAATGGACCCTGGCCTAGTCTACGACTTGAGCACAGATGACTACTTCGACTTCCTCTGCGCCTTGGGCTACAACCGAACCCTGATGCAGTCCTTTTCCAAAGACCCTTACGAGTGCCCGAAGTCGATCAGCCTCCTGGACTTCAACTACCCCTCGATCACGGTCCCCATGCTCCACGGCTCGGCCACCGTCGCCCGCCGAGTGAAGAACGTCGGCTCTCCGGGCACGTACATGGCGCATGTCATCGAGCCGCCGGGAATTTCTGTCTCGGTCGAGCCGAGGGCGCTAACGTTCGACCGGGTCGGTGAGGAGAAGTGCTTCAAGGTGACATTGAAAGCCAAACATGCTCGTCATGCGGCGGAGTACGAGTTTGGAGCACTGAGATGGTCTGACGGACGCCATTACGTGAGAAGCCCAATTGTGGTTGGTTTTCCTAGTAAAAGAACATGA